The Legionella donaldsonii genome includes a region encoding these proteins:
- a CDS encoding TraE/TraK family type IV conjugative transfer system protein, with protein sequence MDILYRDDVIARTRLLLKWVLGWAISSSLAVVALSLLCAYVVKHRQTHWLPLCTGSEFNIGETAYSPGYLKDLALKVIDLRLTYSPDTIEARVEQLVHLIPADFQRHFKRRLEEEVRTVQEKNISSVFYADVDHIEIDISHHQGRVAGVLHRTSHGLPLKEERKTYLLQFALKSGLLMLQSIKEVSE encoded by the coding sequence ATGGACATTCTTTATCGTGATGACGTCATTGCCCGAACCCGCCTGCTTCTCAAGTGGGTGCTGGGCTGGGCAATTTCTTCAAGCCTTGCGGTGGTGGCCTTGAGTCTTCTTTGCGCCTATGTCGTGAAGCATAGGCAAACCCACTGGCTACCACTCTGCACGGGAAGTGAATTTAACATTGGAGAGACAGCCTATTCGCCAGGCTATTTAAAAGACCTCGCTTTGAAAGTGATTGACTTACGCCTGACTTATTCACCCGACACCATCGAGGCAAGGGTGGAGCAGCTTGTTCATTTAATTCCGGCAGATTTTCAGCGGCACTTTAAGCGCCGGCTTGAAGAGGAAGTAAGAACCGTGCAGGAAAAAAACATTTCCAGTGTGTTTTATGCTGATGTCGACCATATTGAAATCGACATCAGCCATCATCAGGGACGTGTAGCAGGGGTATTACATCGAACCAGTCATGGTCTGCCGCTTAAAGAAGAGCGAAAAACCTACCTGCTTCAGTTTGCACTGAAGTCAGGTCTTCTCATGCTGCAATCCATTAAGGAGGTTAGTGAATGA
- the traN gene encoding type-F conjugative transfer system mating-pair stabilization protein TraN — MCKRFLLATLLIVSSPLWAKDTAADFKAAKDFTRALGNQPLNQMKAFNPQQVFEHYNEAPKEGAMYQGVEAEKADLTPSARAHLNDDKAGGQVYRQFGENQRPHINLNNEAIQQSKAIEEDSYNLTHAENGKAACRDKPAECKVIFKQERCEALPVVETKHCQKTLHVTALNERISKETTFTLKINSSTYQQAFQQFNLNLTTGVISNQAGQPMAGSVTPTLAELKGCEQMTVTVGAIKDLDSDLPFIPVVVTALPTCANPVLTLNEQMHLGRALRLSLRLTITTVKPKVIQEVWQDNCEAVNSDVRCHATAERCLSAAATRLVNGAAITRDCWEKEIAYACRTNQAATCPALEARGCLQLSSQCTHGEVAHCEAYEQRYQCPEQHCLPAVVCTKNIFCSDGSCSAANASQNTDFGQAVSTLAASGGIGDEFKRGNARLFGGTVARCKISTLHFLDCCSNEGWGKKLNLAHCSDKDKALGQAKLNYTAHYLGKYCAKKLPKPLKGCKIWKNSYCLFDSKLARLIQEEGRLKQLNPASLGTPKNPTCTGLTVEEIQQIDFSRIDFVKPIYPYEGGVPDEAAGIASDLKPDLPQATGAASVIRQRIEQRTGGQ, encoded by the coding sequence ATGTGTAAGCGCTTCTTGTTAGCCACCCTCTTAATCGTAAGCTCTCCCCTTTGGGCAAAGGATACGGCGGCTGATTTTAAAGCCGCAAAAGACTTTACTCGCGCACTCGGCAATCAACCCTTAAATCAAATGAAGGCCTTTAACCCGCAGCAGGTTTTTGAGCACTACAATGAGGCGCCTAAAGAGGGTGCGATGTATCAGGGCGTTGAGGCTGAAAAAGCGGACTTAACCCCATCCGCACGCGCTCATCTTAATGACGATAAGGCAGGTGGGCAGGTTTACAGGCAGTTTGGGGAGAATCAAAGACCGCACATTAATCTTAATAATGAGGCCATCCAACAGAGCAAAGCCATTGAGGAAGACAGTTATAATCTCACCCATGCGGAAAATGGAAAGGCCGCCTGCAGGGATAAGCCGGCCGAGTGCAAGGTTATTTTTAAGCAGGAACGTTGTGAGGCACTGCCAGTCGTTGAAACAAAGCACTGCCAGAAAACACTTCATGTCACCGCTCTTAATGAGCGTATTAGCAAAGAGACCACCTTCACGCTTAAGATTAACTCCTCTACCTACCAGCAGGCTTTTCAGCAATTTAATCTTAACCTCACAACTGGGGTGATTAGCAATCAAGCCGGCCAACCCATGGCAGGTTCTGTTACGCCTACCCTTGCAGAACTGAAAGGCTGTGAGCAGATGACCGTCACGGTAGGTGCTATCAAGGATTTGGATTCTGACCTTCCCTTTATTCCGGTTGTCGTCACGGCACTACCCACTTGCGCTAATCCGGTGCTGACACTCAATGAACAAATGCATTTGGGGCGTGCGTTGCGTCTTAGTTTAAGACTCACGATTACCACCGTAAAGCCTAAAGTCATTCAGGAGGTCTGGCAGGATAACTGTGAAGCAGTCAATAGCGATGTACGCTGCCATGCGACCGCTGAGCGCTGTTTAAGTGCTGCGGCGACCCGTCTTGTGAATGGAGCCGCCATCACCCGTGATTGCTGGGAAAAAGAAATCGCTTACGCCTGTCGCACCAATCAGGCTGCCACCTGTCCGGCGCTTGAAGCAAGAGGCTGCCTGCAGCTTTCCTCCCAGTGCACGCATGGGGAGGTTGCTCATTGTGAGGCCTACGAGCAGCGCTATCAGTGTCCTGAGCAGCACTGCCTGCCAGCCGTGGTTTGCACCAAAAACATCTTTTGCAGTGACGGGTCATGCAGTGCGGCAAATGCCTCCCAAAATACTGACTTTGGTCAGGCGGTTTCAACGTTGGCGGCTTCCGGCGGTATCGGGGATGAATTTAAGCGAGGGAATGCCCGTCTTTTTGGTGGAACCGTGGCGCGTTGTAAAATAAGCACGCTTCATTTTCTTGATTGCTGCTCCAATGAAGGCTGGGGGAAGAAGCTAAATCTTGCCCATTGCTCTGACAAAGATAAGGCGCTCGGACAAGCCAAGCTCAACTACACAGCACACTATCTTGGCAAATATTGTGCTAAAAAACTGCCCAAACCCTTAAAGGGCTGCAAGATCTGGAAAAACAGCTATTGTCTTTTTGATTCCAAGCTTGCGAGGCTTATTCAGGAAGAAGGGCGGTTAAAGCAGCTCAATCCCGCCTCCTTAGGTACGCCTAAAAACCCGACCTGCACAGGATTAACGGTTGAGGAAATTCAGCAGATTGATTTTTCGCGCATTGATTTTGTCAAACCGATCTATCCCTATGAGGGTGGTGTTCCTGATGAGGCGGCAGGCATTGCCTCTGATTTAAAACCTGACTTACCGCAGGCGACAGGAGCGGCATCAGTGATTCGCCAACGGATTGAGCAGCGTACAGGAGGCCAGTGA
- the traC gene encoding type IV secretion system protein TraC, with product MSASKKKNAAGDFSPGMPGCSQAANEDALSLNDHRYPSFSALLPYLYFDKTSRLFFNKTNAGLLYRLTPLTGANEAIAEQMDTLLRTKVTHEFTLQMILVKHNQVALEIERFARQFSNTEFANLSLLGEQLKAFYEEAAREGFATNTPLKPRLTQTECFVLIDKVNKGSEEDLKASFSQFRVSFEASLTAAKIGFQCAGADDFLHLLSFYLSHDPDTLTPAYPSCEEKTLLRHQVLTHDFDLEVKKDCLLLTGVSAAEKCFETAISILTIDKLPPEFHLWSNLNNSSNIFEPEQSICCNHLISVIYSIDEPLKAQTRANRKTRDLDKKAKSDYALRVAGTEEQARDWRYFRDDLVSQKTGAVKMLYNLLLFSRPQEKERDIESARSAFRYNGIKLGLPKNLQLPYFLVSMPFLYTGNLQKDFSLPTMMWPISSWNATQYMPILADWAGLGSGVLLPTMRDQFACIDPFSDRFGTNYNIAVTGTSGGGKSFFIQMLMLNVLFNGGDIFIIDIGGSYRKLCEALGGTYLEYSNLAMNPFTHVSDIDRELDDIIDLFELLTCPRLGATDDDRGTLREAILSAFQQSGRQTLIDDVEARLLALYNESRETYPTARILAKNLKRYCRDAEHGKAFNAPSELSPSARIIVVDLKEIEDNQSIRAPVLLSVISQFQRRMFNSDRNRQKMCVIDEAWSFFTGDAIAARFITKGFRTGRRHKASFVTITQGIEDYYRFEEARAAWENSALKLIFLQDLGSLQDHQATHKTFSDYELTLLKGFPKARDAGFSQVLIKANGIASFHRLFVDPFTLVLLSSDGNDYQAVLNYQAAGMPFLEAVARVAKAHYGARHGR from the coding sequence ATGAGTGCTTCAAAGAAAAAGAACGCCGCCGGTGACTTTTCACCGGGCATGCCTGGCTGTTCACAGGCCGCCAATGAGGACGCATTAAGTCTTAACGACCACCGCTACCCCTCGTTCAGCGCCTTACTGCCTTACCTTTATTTTGACAAGACAAGCCGGCTTTTTTTTAATAAGACGAATGCCGGGCTTTTATACCGCCTGACTCCCTTGACCGGTGCCAATGAAGCCATCGCTGAGCAGATGGATACACTTCTTCGCACCAAGGTGACCCATGAATTTACGCTGCAGATGATTTTAGTCAAGCATAATCAGGTAGCACTTGAGATTGAGCGGTTTGCCCGCCAGTTTTCCAATACGGAGTTTGCCAATTTAAGTCTCTTAGGCGAGCAATTAAAGGCTTTTTATGAGGAGGCCGCACGAGAAGGCTTTGCAACGAACACGCCATTAAAACCAAGGCTGACCCAGACTGAGTGCTTTGTGCTGATTGATAAAGTCAATAAGGGCTCAGAGGAAGACCTTAAAGCATCCTTTTCCCAGTTCAGGGTGTCGTTTGAAGCCTCGCTTACGGCCGCTAAAATCGGCTTTCAGTGCGCAGGCGCCGATGATTTTCTTCATCTCTTAAGTTTTTACCTGTCCCACGACCCGGATACCCTGACTCCCGCGTATCCGTCCTGTGAAGAGAAGACCTTATTACGACATCAGGTGTTAACTCATGATTTTGACCTTGAAGTCAAGAAAGACTGCCTTCTTCTTACAGGAGTCAGTGCGGCAGAGAAGTGCTTTGAAACCGCCATTTCTATCCTGACCATTGACAAGCTCCCTCCTGAGTTTCACCTGTGGTCAAACTTAAACAACAGCAGCAATATCTTTGAACCTGAGCAAAGCATTTGCTGCAACCATCTGATTTCGGTGATTTATTCAATCGATGAGCCGCTTAAAGCCCAGACGCGGGCAAACCGCAAAACGCGCGATTTGGATAAAAAGGCGAAAAGCGATTACGCCTTAAGGGTGGCGGGAACGGAGGAGCAGGCGCGCGACTGGCGTTATTTCAGAGACGATTTGGTCTCACAGAAAACAGGAGCGGTTAAAATGCTTTATAACCTCCTTCTTTTTTCAAGACCGCAGGAGAAAGAACGGGACATTGAGTCAGCCCGCAGCGCGTTTCGCTATAATGGGATTAAATTAGGCCTGCCTAAAAACCTGCAGCTTCCCTATTTTCTGGTGTCCATGCCTTTTTTATACACCGGGAATTTGCAGAAAGATTTTTCCCTGCCAACGATGATGTGGCCGATTTCCTCCTGGAATGCGACCCAGTACATGCCGATTCTTGCTGACTGGGCAGGCCTTGGCAGCGGGGTGTTATTGCCCACCATGCGCGACCAGTTTGCCTGTATCGACCCTTTTTCAGACCGCTTTGGCACCAATTACAACATCGCTGTCACAGGCACCTCAGGCGGGGGGAAAAGTTTTTTTATTCAGATGCTGATGTTAAACGTCCTTTTTAACGGTGGGGATATTTTTATCATCGACATAGGCGGCAGTTACCGCAAACTCTGTGAAGCCTTAGGCGGCACCTATCTGGAATACTCAAACCTTGCGATGAATCCCTTTACCCATGTCAGCGACATTGACCGAGAACTCGATGACATCATTGATTTGTTTGAATTATTGACCTGCCCACGCCTTGGGGCGACCGATGATGACCGTGGTACGCTTCGCGAGGCGATTTTATCGGCTTTTCAACAGTCAGGCCGACAAACCCTGATTGACGATGTTGAGGCACGACTACTTGCTCTTTATAACGAGAGCCGGGAAACCTATCCGACAGCGCGCATCCTTGCTAAGAATCTAAAGCGATACTGTCGGGACGCTGAGCACGGCAAGGCCTTTAATGCACCCTCAGAGCTCTCGCCTTCAGCCCGAATTATTGTGGTGGATTTAAAAGAAATTGAAGACAATCAATCCATTCGTGCCCCTGTTCTTTTATCCGTGATTTCGCAATTTCAGCGGCGCATGTTTAATTCTGACCGCAATCGGCAGAAAATGTGTGTGATTGATGAGGCCTGGTCGTTTTTTACCGGTGATGCCATTGCGGCGCGCTTTATTACCAAGGGGTTTCGCACCGGGCGTCGACACAAGGCATCCTTTGTCACCATTACCCAGGGGATAGAAGATTATTACCGGTTTGAGGAGGCGAGGGCTGCCTGGGAAAACTCCGCCTTAAAGCTGATTTTCCTTCAAGATCTCGGATCGCTCCAAGACCATCAAGCGACGCATAAAACCTTTTCAGATTATGAATTGACGCTCTTGAAAGGCTTTCCCAAGGCACGTGATGCCGGGTTTTCTCAGGTCTTAATCAAAGCCAATGGCATTGCCTCGTTTCACCGCCTCTTTGTCGACCCCTTTACGCTGGTGTTGCTGTCTTCTGATGGCAACGACTATCAGGCGGTCTTAAATTATCAGGCAGCAGGAATGCCCTTTTTAGAGGCAGTGGCCAGGGTTGCCAAAGCGCATTATGGAGCCCGTCATGGCCGCTAG
- the trbC gene encoding type-F conjugative transfer system pilin assembly protein TrbC: MKKILLSSLLCLASFAHANQNDELQIWQQQGALLKKSVSTETLKTLRANADEALVQSKASLLPLIKANRPRLRGQAADGAILFVSFSMPKPLLLALADEAAQYHIPVVIKGLVQGDFNQTITTFAALEGEARQRHQRFTGLALDPLWFEQFNITQVPALVITQRLASCEPQTICPNQPFDVVHGNISIEKGLELLSEKGELKQLAKTIREQGHV; this comes from the coding sequence ATGAAAAAAATTCTATTAAGTAGTTTATTGTGCCTTGCAAGTTTTGCGCATGCCAACCAGAATGATGAACTGCAAATCTGGCAGCAACAGGGCGCTTTATTGAAAAAAAGTGTTTCAACGGAAACACTCAAAACCTTAAGAGCAAATGCTGATGAAGCGCTTGTCCAAAGCAAAGCGAGCCTTCTGCCACTGATAAAAGCGAATAGACCCCGCCTGCGCGGTCAGGCCGCTGATGGTGCCATTTTGTTTGTCTCCTTTTCCATGCCAAAACCGCTTCTTTTGGCACTCGCTGATGAAGCCGCGCAATATCACATCCCCGTGGTGATTAAAGGACTGGTTCAAGGCGATTTTAATCAGACTATCACTACTTTTGCAGCCCTTGAAGGAGAAGCCCGCCAAAGGCATCAGCGCTTCACAGGACTTGCCCTTGATCCCCTCTGGTTTGAGCAGTTTAACATTACTCAGGTACCAGCCCTTGTCATCACCCAAAGGCTTGCCTCCTGTGAGCCACAGACCATCTGTCCCAATCAGCCCTTTGATGTCGTCCATGGCAATATCAGCATTGAAAAGGGACTGGAGCTTCTGTCAGAGAAAGGGGAACTCAAACAGCTTGCCAAAACGATTAGGGAGCAGGGTCATGTGTAA
- the traW gene encoding type-F conjugative transfer system protein TraW, which produces MVKGLIVLPLILLAQSSPAKNLGHYGAIFPVAEEDIREVVFKRLTEMQASGELKRHQDKVTARIAKNTLRPKPLGLTVTNHPTTYRVNPSMVVNQDIRLPNGELIAKAGTTINPFTQIHYSKTLIFFNGDDAAQVSWVKRHYQDYAFVKFILTGGDIKEAAKRFGRIYFDQGGLLSRKLEVQHVPAVVVQDGLDWKITEIGVNDV; this is translated from the coding sequence ATGGTTAAAGGCCTTATTGTGCTGCCCCTTATCCTGCTTGCGCAAAGTAGCCCGGCTAAAAACCTGGGGCATTATGGTGCGATTTTTCCAGTGGCAGAAGAAGACATCCGTGAGGTTGTTTTTAAGCGCCTGACAGAGATGCAGGCCTCAGGCGAGCTTAAACGCCACCAGGACAAAGTGACCGCGCGGATTGCCAAAAACACCCTTCGCCCCAAACCGCTCGGCTTGACCGTGACGAATCATCCAACGACTTATCGGGTGAATCCGAGCATGGTGGTGAATCAGGATATCCGCCTGCCTAACGGCGAGCTGATTGCGAAAGCCGGCACGACCATCAATCCCTTTACGCAAATCCATTACAGCAAAACCCTGATTTTTTTTAATGGCGATGATGCCGCTCAGGTGAGCTGGGTGAAGCGCCATTATCAGGATTACGCCTTTGTAAAATTCATTCTCACCGGCGGGGATATTAAGGAGGCGGCAAAGCGCTTTGGCCGGATTTACTTTGACCAGGGCGGATTATTAAGTCGTAAGCTTGAAGTCCAGCATGTGCCGGCGGTAGTGGTGCAGGATGGCCTTGACTGGAAAATTACCGAGATAGGAGTCAATGATGTCTAA
- the traK gene encoding type-F conjugative transfer system secretin TraK, with protein MKSLSKSVGLMLISASLWAGSAPVALPFAEGEQFEVALSSLNFNRIFVEGEKIVQLAYPENAFTVNKTAGSTGEMDSSAYLKPMADIPLTVFFVTDANHHFSLTIRPQETEGKTIRLVHKGMTIKTAFKHPEAGNEAEEVIERLMAGDIPEGFKAKPTPTRPFYVNKILKLNLKKAFEHQGMSAYIYTIENKSNAIQALNTALFANQSALSLRLSKEAIAPGETALLYGLYQEVG; from the coding sequence ATGAAATCCTTGTCTAAATCAGTAGGACTAATGCTGATATCAGCCTCACTTTGGGCGGGTAGCGCACCCGTAGCGCTTCCCTTTGCGGAAGGGGAGCAGTTTGAGGTGGCCTTATCAAGCCTTAATTTTAACCGCATTTTTGTTGAAGGCGAAAAAATTGTACAACTGGCTTACCCTGAAAATGCCTTTACAGTGAATAAGACCGCAGGCAGCACAGGGGAGATGGATAGTTCGGCTTATTTAAAGCCGATGGCAGACATTCCCCTGACTGTTTTTTTTGTGACCGATGCGAATCATCATTTCTCCTTAACCATCAGACCGCAAGAGACAGAGGGTAAAACAATACGTCTGGTACACAAGGGCATGACAATAAAGACCGCCTTTAAACACCCTGAAGCAGGCAATGAGGCAGAGGAGGTGATAGAACGATTAATGGCAGGCGACATTCCAGAGGGGTTTAAGGCAAAGCCCACTCCGACACGGCCTTTTTATGTCAACAAAATCTTGAAGTTAAACCTTAAGAAGGCGTTTGAGCATCAGGGGATGTCAGCCTACATCTATACCATTGAGAACAAATCAAACGCGATTCAGGCGCTTAATACCGCCCTGTTCGCCAATCAATCCGCCCTGTCGCTTCGTCTGTCAAAAGAAGCCATTGCACCCGGTGAAACGGCCTTGCTCTATGGGCTTTATCAGGAGGTCGGTTAA
- the traU gene encoding conjugal transfer pilus assembly protein TraU: MSKAALTRLLLAILLAGALGMKAEASQCKGHFINPITDICWNCLFPLTIGKANLVKGGYPDTKNPSNPVCLCPSAIGERLGISLGFWEPFALVDVTRKPYCMVNLGVQLHVKNQGLGGSQMPSVDGRGAFYYAHWYKYPVIYWLQILTSLGCMETEDFDVAYLAELDPTWNDSELTFVLNPEATLFTSSPVRASCAADATKAIAGTGIDSLFWCQGAQGSTYPLTGFVANQASPISAAILLAERLDFKLHRIGAIRDSVGKDAPALCKTYFSAILPKSRYRYQMVNTIPEAKRCHPFGHTVTDWEAGHTLPGDGDNFGFLIWKKRNCCFL; encoded by the coding sequence ATGTCTAAGGCTGCTTTAACAAGACTATTACTGGCGATACTGCTTGCAGGAGCCCTTGGGATGAAGGCAGAGGCCTCTCAGTGCAAGGGTCATTTTATCAACCCCATCACCGACATTTGCTGGAACTGCCTCTTTCCGTTGACGATTGGTAAGGCCAATCTGGTGAAAGGAGGCTACCCGGATACCAAAAATCCTTCAAACCCCGTATGCCTCTGTCCATCTGCTATCGGGGAACGCTTAGGCATCAGTTTAGGCTTTTGGGAACCCTTTGCCCTCGTTGATGTGACCCGCAAACCCTACTGCATGGTTAATTTAGGCGTGCAGCTTCACGTTAAAAATCAGGGGCTGGGTGGTTCGCAAATGCCGAGCGTCGATGGTCGGGGGGCATTTTACTATGCCCACTGGTATAAATACCCGGTTATCTACTGGTTACAGATTTTAACGTCCTTAGGCTGCATGGAGACCGAAGATTTTGATGTGGCCTATCTTGCTGAATTAGATCCCACCTGGAATGACTCGGAACTGACCTTTGTTTTAAATCCCGAAGCAACCCTTTTTACCAGTTCGCCTGTGCGAGCAAGCTGCGCTGCTGATGCGACGAAAGCTATCGCAGGTACTGGCATCGATTCCTTATTCTGGTGCCAGGGTGCTCAGGGTTCAACCTACCCCTTAACCGGCTTTGTAGCCAATCAGGCAAGCCCTATTTCGGCAGCCATTTTATTGGCTGAACGGCTTGATTTTAAGCTGCATCGGATAGGGGCAATTCGGGATTCGGTGGGCAAGGATGCGCCAGCGCTTTGTAAAACCTATTTTTCCGCCATCCTGCCTAAAAGTCGCTATCGCTACCAGATGGTCAACACCATTCCTGAGGCAAAACGCTGTCATCCCTTTGGTCATACGGTAACGGATTGGGAGGCAGGTCATACGCTGCCGGGAGATGGGGATAATTTTGGGTTTTTAATTTGGAAAAAAAGAAACTGTTGTTTCCTTTGA
- a CDS encoding type-F conjugative transfer system protein TrbI — protein MAASRMRQIGLFAFVFFAVLIGSFKACKKPTLYVIDMQRALHQPALLLSRSPLSETEQKALLSAFAKRLPDVIADYCKAHKVTLIAAPVLGNSGENELTDYFIEKTLNEVSQHG, from the coding sequence ATGGCCGCTAGCCGAATGCGTCAAATAGGTCTGTTTGCCTTCGTTTTTTTTGCAGTGCTGATTGGTTCTTTTAAGGCCTGTAAAAAGCCAACACTTTATGTGATTGACATGCAGCGCGCATTACATCAGCCGGCGCTCCTTTTAAGTCGCTCACCATTGAGCGAGACAGAGCAGAAGGCGCTCTTATCGGCCTTTGCCAAACGGTTACCAGACGTCATAGCGGATTATTGCAAGGCGCATAAGGTTACCCTGATTGCAGCACCGGTGCTCGGCAACAGTGGGGAAAACGAGCTTACCGATTATTTCATTGAAAAGACCTTAAACGAGGTGTCGCAACATGGTTAA
- the traL gene encoding type IV conjugative transfer system protein TraL has protein sequence MARHYKTFLLSEEPKLAGIPITTAIPVFLLTTIGLFAGYAFELFIIGAALSLVMHYRFGGFPLRFFLASLYWGLPHRMSSLLFRAFPDSSNRLYTR, from the coding sequence ATGGCACGCCACTACAAAACCTTTCTCCTTTCAGAGGAGCCGAAACTGGCCGGCATTCCGATAACCACCGCCATACCGGTCTTTTTGCTGACAACGATTGGCCTTTTTGCAGGCTACGCCTTTGAGCTTTTTATCATTGGCGCGGCATTAAGTCTTGTCATGCATTACCGCTTTGGCGGGTTTCCGCTGCGCTTTTTTCTGGCAAGTCTTTACTGGGGATTGCCGCACAGGATGAGTTCGCTCCTGTTTCGTGCTTTTCCTGATTCTTCCAACCGATTGTACACCCGGTGA
- a CDS encoding TraB/VirB10 family protein, translating into MKALFSKLKTLTKGRRNLNGEAKKEQLKNALALLFIALLSVGFYAFTKSSPAPKIKRPPAFDGVFDKSFNQRSDEALLLRQQHQIDKLTARMKKKEEKETVAPAATMDEETKALIKSMNEQLASLKEENLKINEKLQFALLKTASSSSMAGIAARPPTKEEMEARKKAKLQQQRDYYAHAGLETVRLLVNKNKEEHTPDNYVWAGTFVEGVMLTGVLGDAGINGSKNMGTALIRLVSNGIMPNNQFSHLKDCSALVSTYGDLSASSVVLHLETLSCAGKRLNFEQKVYGTVFDLDAMQDLRGTSVLKTKPLLNYTAAAGMLAGIGDGLKNYGSAQTINSNGSITTFSPRAIGQSAAGGAITNPANKISDYVMKIADLYHPLVVAKAGRRVSVLFTKGFWIDKEHQVYESGKAFEEAREEPSVTTTISRTSTESQDSMDANNNHEQGSLWPNSEPAAEQVFLGKSQPELSEPLFSPIQKETSHG; encoded by the coding sequence ATGAAGGCCTTGTTCAGCAAACTTAAAACGCTCACAAAAGGGCGGCGTAATCTCAATGGCGAGGCCAAAAAAGAACAGCTTAAAAACGCGCTGGCGCTGTTATTCATTGCCCTCTTATCGGTGGGATTTTATGCCTTTACCAAAAGCTCGCCAGCGCCAAAAATTAAGCGGCCGCCGGCTTTTGATGGGGTTTTTGATAAATCCTTTAACCAACGAAGCGATGAGGCATTGCTTCTAAGGCAACAGCACCAGATTGATAAACTAACAGCGAGGATGAAAAAAAAGGAAGAGAAGGAGACAGTGGCTCCTGCCGCCACAATGGATGAGGAGACGAAAGCCTTAATCAAAAGCATGAATGAGCAACTGGCTTCCCTGAAAGAAGAAAACCTCAAAATCAATGAAAAGCTGCAATTCGCACTGCTTAAAACCGCATCCTCGTCATCCATGGCAGGCATTGCGGCACGACCTCCAACTAAAGAGGAAATGGAGGCACGAAAAAAAGCCAAATTACAGCAGCAACGCGATTATTACGCCCATGCTGGCCTTGAAACAGTGCGCTTGTTAGTTAATAAAAACAAGGAAGAACATACCCCTGACAATTATGTTTGGGCAGGTACCTTTGTGGAGGGTGTGATGCTCACCGGTGTTTTAGGGGATGCCGGCATTAATGGCTCTAAAAACATGGGAACCGCCTTAATTCGTCTGGTCTCTAACGGCATTATGCCCAATAACCAGTTCTCTCATTTAAAAGATTGCTCAGCCTTAGTCTCAACCTACGGGGATTTATCGGCAAGTTCTGTTGTCCTGCATCTGGAAACCTTATCCTGTGCGGGCAAGCGCTTAAACTTTGAACAGAAAGTGTATGGCACCGTGTTTGACTTAGATGCCATGCAGGATTTACGCGGCACCTCCGTTCTTAAAACCAAACCCCTGCTTAATTACACCGCAGCTGCCGGCATGCTGGCAGGCATTGGCGATGGCTTAAAAAACTATGGCTCGGCACAAACGATTAACAGCAATGGATCGATTACCACGTTTTCCCCTCGCGCCATTGGACAGTCCGCGGCTGGCGGGGCAATCACCAACCCTGCCAATAAAATTTCGGATTATGTGATGAAAATTGCGGACTTATACCATCCTCTGGTGGTTGCCAAGGCAGGGCGGCGGGTTTCAGTGCTTTTTACTAAGGGGTTTTGGATTGACAAAGAGCATCAGGTCTATGAATCAGGAAAAGCCTTTGAAGAGGCTCGCGAGGAGCCCTCGGTAACAACCACAATAAGCCGTACATCCACTGAATCACAAGACTCTATGGATGCTAATAATAATCACGAACAGGGCTCTCTCTGGCCTAATTCCGAGCCTGCTGCTGAGCAGGTCTTTTTAGGCAAAAGCCAACCGGAATTAAGCGAGCCGCTTTTTTCACCCATTCAGAAGGAAACTAGCCATGGTTAA
- a CDS encoding type IV conjugative transfer system protein TraV has translation MVKPIFLTALLLTTLTGCGHSILDESDGRCPFKDRGGCQSMERVNEMVTARRFTPDGQFVQQADTVRAIALKPGCCVNQPWKQ, from the coding sequence ATGGTTAAGCCCATTTTTCTGACAGCCCTCCTGCTCACAACGCTGACTGGTTGCGGCCATTCCATTCTAGATGAATCCGATGGCCGCTGCCCCTTTAAGGACAGAGGCGGCTGTCAAAGCATGGAGCGGGTGAATGAGATGGTGACAGCAAGGCGCTTTACACCCGATGGCCAGTTTGTTCAGCAGGCCGATACCGTCAGAGCCATTGCTCTTAAGCCCGGCTGTTGTGTAAACCAGCCATGGAAACAATGA